In one window of Pseudobdellovibrionaceae bacterium DNA:
- a CDS encoding HNH endonuclease — MIIENLSDHQLHQNLLALKSKESRIVASIISHLEEVYRRRLFAHYKCTSIYDYCIRNLGYSNGDAHKKISACKLASHCQGIKEAIACGELSLSNAAAVQVFLNKSAKLQSTGEKLCPKKMDTSSAEVDTNTLLGSDTNTGSNTGSNTGIGTGIGTGIGTGIGTGTKLGLGSDSGTNAKTNSNANTNSNTCSNSSADGCPPTARNPMPTHPQFPSGTLNPKAIIDRVKNKSTRECEIELEKIARENALKLPETKSSARRYGDKTMLKIFIDSEKLYLLKSRLNMDSEQELLQLLVEEKLKATEPDTATKLKARAMPSRNARSISPGKRAIVIKKAQNQCENCGSKQNLQIDHKLSVAQGGSNHIENLRLLCRSCNQRAAIEQFGFKFMDKFINKKLTLSEGHVVS, encoded by the coding sequence ATGATTATCGAAAATTTAAGCGACCATCAGCTGCATCAGAATTTGTTAGCTCTTAAATCAAAAGAATCTCGCATTGTTGCCAGCATTATTTCTCATCTTGAAGAAGTTTATCGGCGCCGATTATTTGCCCACTACAAATGCACTTCTATATATGATTACTGTATTCGCAATTTGGGTTATTCAAATGGCGACGCCCATAAAAAGATCAGTGCTTGTAAGCTGGCCTCGCATTGTCAGGGAATCAAAGAGGCCATTGCTTGTGGTGAGCTTAGCCTGTCAAATGCTGCCGCAGTCCAAGTGTTCTTGAATAAAAGTGCAAAACTTCAGAGTACCGGTGAAAAACTATGTCCGAAGAAGATGGACACAAGTTCTGCAGAAGTCGACACAAATACACTTTTGGGTTCGGACACTAATACAGGGTCAAATACAGGGTCAAATACAGGTATAGGTACAGGTATAGGTACAGGTATAGGCACAGGTATAGGCACAGGTACAAAATTAGGATTAGGTTCGGATTCTGGCACAAATGCAAAAACAAATTCAAATGCAAATACGAATTCAAATACATGTAGTAATTCGAGTGCAGATGGCTGTCCGCCGACAGCAAGAAATCCAATGCCGACGCATCCCCAATTTCCATCTGGGACACTTAACCCTAAGGCCATCATCGATCGAGTCAAAAACAAAAGCACAAGAGAGTGTGAGATAGAGCTCGAAAAGATTGCCAGAGAAAATGCCTTGAAATTGCCGGAAACAAAATCCAGCGCACGAAGGTATGGCGACAAAACGATGCTTAAGATTTTTATAGATAGTGAAAAACTCTATCTACTCAAATCGCGATTAAACATGGACTCCGAACAAGAATTATTGCAGCTCCTTGTTGAAGAAAAACTCAAAGCTACAGAGCCCGACACCGCGACAAAACTGAAGGCGAGAGCAATGCCAAGTCGTAACGCTCGCAGCATTAGCCCAGGAAAACGAGCCATTGTGATCAAAAAAGCCCAAAACCAATGTGAAAATTGCGGATCGAAACAAAATTTACAGATTGATCATAAATTAAGTGTGGCTCAGGGCGGAAGTAACCACATTGAAAACCTAAGGCTCTTATGCCGCTCGTGTAATCAGCGGGCGGCCATTGAGCAATTTGGATTCAAATTTATGGACAAATTTATTAACAAAAAACTCACCCTCTCAGAAGGTCATGTCGTGTCATAG